Within Candidatus Rhabdochlamydia sp. T3358, the genomic segment GACTAGAAGCGCTATTAGCAAATAGATCTTTTAAAGCACCAATGCGCCTAATGATAGCAGCGCATTCTCGTTGGCCAAATAAAGAGATACAAGTAGAGACATTATGTTCTTTGCTCACTCAAATTAGCACGCAATATTCCGTATGTTTCTTCTTTGTATACCATACTAAATTAGAAAAGCAACAAGCCGATTATATGGTTCAAAGGTTTAAAGCTCAATCTCTGAGTATAGGAGAATTGAGTTTGCCTTTATGGCAGAATTTAATGAGCGAAATGGATGGAGTGATTTGTGTAGATTCAGCGGCTCTTCATTTATGCGCAACAACTAACACTCCTTCTTTTAGCATATTTGGACCTTCGTTGGCAGATCGCTATCGCCCGATCGGGCAACAACATTTTTCTGTGCAGGGTAGTTGCCCTTATGGGATGCAGTTTTGGTCTCGCTGTCCTCTTTTAAGAAAATGTGCTACAGGGGCTTGTTTAAAAAATCTTGATTCCAGTCATTTAATCAATGCTTGCTTTGAATGGTTAGCTACCATTAAGAGCAGATTGCAATAAAGAAAAATCAATATGACTCTCTGCAATAGAAAGGGCTTCTTTAATCTTATCGGTATCTTCTGTCGAAATTTTTGCAGTGAAAGCAGAAATTTTTTGCATCGCTGTGTAACTGTGTAAAGGCGTATAAAGAACGGGAATATCAGCTTTTGCTAATTGCTCTATTAAATAATGGCGGGGAGCGAAATCTCCTGTTAAAATCATTCCTGCACAAAGACCTTCTTTATGGATATCTAGTAATTCTAAATGCTTATTAAGCGTAGCTAAAATAATATCTTCACGATTAGACGGTGTAATAATGAGTTGGTTGGGTAAAATCATTTCGCGGTAGCTTTCCACGGAGGTTGCAACTAATCGAATACGATCAAAATGGCGAAACCTATAATTAGACCCCGTAATAATAGGGGTTTGAAATAACAACTCAAAATCACCCATCGAAAAAGTACTTAAAAAAGGATCAAAAGGAATACATCCTAATAAAGGAAGATTCCAGCGTTTAAGTGCTTTTCTCATGTAATGCTGAATCATTTCTTGTTTTTCAGGTAATACACGGTTAAGAATCACTCCTAGAATGGATAGTTTGTATTGATTACATAGGGTAATGTTTAGTGTTAGATCATCAAAGCTAGAGCCCAAACCTCCTGAAGAGATTAAAATGAGGGGAAGTTTTAGCTCTTTGGCTACTTGAGCGTTATTTAAATGGATGATAGAACCCACTCCACAATGCCCGGTACCTTCTACAAGAACCAATTGCTTGTTTTCTTGGATTGTTTTAAAAGAGGTGATCATTTTTTTACGCAAATCATCAATGTGGATTTTTTTGTCTAAAAAATCACGAGTAAAACCAGCGGGAATTAAAATAGGGCTCATAGATTCTAAAGAATCGGTTAATCCAAAATGTTTTTTAAAAACCAGTACGTCTTTATCTACCTGTATACCTTGCTTTGTGGTAATGTGTTGTTGTCCAATGGGCTTCATATAGCCTAAAGGAGAAAAAAGCTTATGCAGCCCGGAGAAAAGGCCTAAACAGGCTGTGGTTTTGCCAATATGCTGACCAGTGGAAGCAATAAAAAGCCCTCGCATATTTAAACCTTTATAGAGAAGCGATTTGAGTTAAATATTTCACAAATAATTTGCTTAGCATCAGGAAAAATTTCTTCTTCTCTTAGCTCTAAAACTTGCCCTTTAGAAAACCACTGATAAGGGAATTCTTTGACTAAACCCTCTTCAATCGGATATCCAACAAATATAAAATCTATATGTTGGTGCTCAAGGATCTGATTCCAAGCTGGAATTTCTTCCAATAAGCATAAAAAAGGACGTGGGATGCTACAGGCATTTTTATGAGATACTTGAAAATATTCATCTTGGTAAAAACCCACTTTTAAGCCTGTTTCCTCTAACACTTCTCTTAAAGCGCATTCATGAGGGGTTTCATTCTCTTCTAAGTGTCCTCCTGGAGGAAGCCATTTGTGGAATTTAGGGTGCATTAGCAAAAGAACTTTGTCCTCTTTGATAATGTACACAGTTGCTGTGAATTGTCGTTGCATAAAGCCTCTTAAAGGGTTTTTATTTAGCTTAAATAAAACATGGAAAAAATGATAGGATCCTTTAGGAAACCCATTTTAACAAGGCTCTTATGAAAGAATTCACTGATTTGATAGAAACAATAGATAAAATTATCAATAACTGTGAATGGTCTTGCAGGCAAAATTTGAAGAGCTTGCAACCCTATCTTCTTGAAGAAGTGCATGAAGTGATAGAAGCTATTGATCTGGATTTAGACGAACCGATTAGGGAAGAATTAGGAGATATGCTTTATACTCTTCTTTTTTGTGCTAAAATTGCAGAAAAGGATAAACGATTTGGTCTAACTTCTATTTTATCAAATATAAACGAAAAGCTGATCCGTCGTCATCCTCATGTTTTTAACAACTTAAAAGTGCATAGTATAGAAGAGATTGCAGAAAACTGGCAGAAGATCAAAAAAACGGAATCTAAAGGGGTGCTTAGCGGTATTTCAGAAAATCTCCCTAGTTTAGCTCGAGCACAAAAGATTCTACACCGTCTTAAGGCAAATGGTTTTCCTAGACTCAAATCAGAACTTCTACCGTTAGATACAGAAGAGCAAATAGCTAACTCTTTAATCGATGTTTTAATGACAGCAGACAGTAAAGGAATTGATGTAGAAGGTGCTTTAAGAAGGAAACTTGCCCATTTACAACTGCAATTTGAGAGCTGGGAAAACTCTTAAGCTGCAGTTACAGGTAAAATGATTCTTCTGCCTAATTGAGCCATAAGCTCTGGTTGATACAAAGCTTTTTCTGTTGCTAAGTCTACAATATTCTGTAAACGTCCCTGGATTACAGGGGCAATCAGAGATGCTGCATCATAGGGGATCTTTTCTGATAGCTTTGATGATAAACGCTCCATCTTCGTGAAATCCTTAAGAACAGTTGCAGGCACTGTATTAGCAATAAAGACACTAATATCGCTTAAGAGTTCTGTAATCTCATCTTTTACAGCATTTTGTTTTTCTTTATTTTCTTTAGGACGCTCCAATGCTTGATTGGTTAACACTAAGCCTTGATAGATCCAATCATACAGGGCTTCTTCAGAAGGAGGGGTTGTTAATAGTTTTGTAAGTGCAAGCGTAACCTTTTCTTTAATTACATGATTGGCTTTATTTCTTATAAAAGTATTTGTTTTATCGCTTAGTACTTCAGTTATGGATACAGTATTTTCTTGTGTTATATTCTCTGAAGGCACCTGAGGAAGAAGATTGCTGAGTATTTTTAGAGGTGTTATTACTATTTTGTCTAGAAAAACAGGTAAAATAAAGAGAGCTTCTCTGTCTTTTTCTTCTTTTGAAGTTTGAGTTTTTTTAGCGTCTAATAATAGCGCTGTATTATAATGAATCTGTTTATAATTTGTTATTTGTTGATCAAGCACTCCTTCTAATTTTGGAGAGTGTTTCTGCAGCTTATTCATGAAGTTTGCCGTATTAATAGCAATCTCTGTAGAAGCAGCTATTTGTTGAGCATCTCTGTATTCATTAAAAGAGCGCATAAGCTTCTCTGCAAATTGCTGTGCAAGAGCATTAGAAGGTTGTGCTTGTGCTTTTTGAGATCTTTCTTCTTCTAATTGTTGCAATATTTTATAAGATACCCTTAGACCATCACGGATTAAAAGATCTAATGCAGACGCATTTTCATTAGCGGGCTTAAGAAGAGAATCTATACTTGTTTCAATAATAGAAGAAATAAGAGCGGGTTTATCTAGGTAAGATGCAATCCATTTTAATAGAGATGATTCTGATTTTTCCACAAGGTCATCTACTAATTTACTATACAGATCTTGAAGATTGAGATCTTTGAGAGGTGCTTCATCTTCATTTGGTTTTAAGGATAAAAGCTGCTTTACAATCAGGGTGGTGATTTGCTCTGGTTTTGGAAATCCTTGAGCACCTGCTTTAGCATTTAAGATGGCAGAACCCAATAAGTGAAAGTAGGTCGTTGCATTTTCTACTATTTTCTGGCTCAAAGCATGAAATTGATCTTGAGTATATTCTTGATCTAATTTTTGATAAATTATTTCAGAATAGTTGCTTATTGCACGAGAAATGGTTTTATGGAGATAGTCTTCTATCCTCAAGTGTTTAGTGACAAAAAAGCAGACCCTTGCTGCAACGATTTTCCATGTAGAAAATCCCTGCATTTTAAGTTCATCAAGGAATAGTTGTTTAGGACAGCTTTTCAATTCTTCAGACTTCTGGATGATATTGCGATAAAATAGAGAGTCTCTAGTGGGATTAAATAAAGTTTTATCAATGAACATCATAAAGCTAAGAGTTGTTGCATGCTTTGCTAGTTTCTGTAGTTCTTGTTCAATAGCTAATTTACTCCCTTCTTTAGAAGGAGGACGTTGTTCGATTTCCTTTACCAGGGTAAGATACTTCTGAGGTTGTAAAGCAGATGCTCTTTCTTCGGGTATAGGTTGACTAGGATCAAATGAAAGTGCAGCTATTAACTGTAAAAATTTCCCTTTTTCATCATTTTGAAAAGGGACTTTGAGGTTCGTGGTAAATTTAGTTAAGAGAGCTATTAAACGTGTATGTTCATCAGGTGTTATGCACCTCTTTATAAGGGAAATTCCTAGTTTAGAAAGAGCTGCGCTCGTTTGCGAAAAAATGGTTTCTTTTGGCACTAACTCTTTAATGATCTCTCTACATTGATTCAACTGTTTTTGTAAATTTTCTTTATTAAAATACTTTCCATTAGAAACAACAGATAAGTTCTCTAAAAGACAGACCAAAGCTTTTGCCTCTCTCTTAGTAAAAAGATAAGGTTGTTCTTTTAGCAAAAGCCCTAAATTTTCTGTTAGAGCATTACAAGAGGAACCTGGAGCATCATTTTTAAAGGGGAATCTCATTTTTTTGAGATCTAATAATAAGCCTTGAGCTTTTTTATCATTAGGTAAGTGCTCTAACTTTTTTTGTAGATCCTCAAAAGAGGAAATATCATCCTCAAGATAGGTTCTTATTTTTTTGAATACGGTTTGTCTATGCTTTTCCTTATGTGTTTGCATAAAAGAAACAACTTCTTCACTTTTCTGCAGTATTGTTTTAAGTAATTCGTTTTTAACATAGACATTCTTACCGATTGTCTTAGAGCTACTCTTAGGGAGAAACGTTTTAAGAACAGTATTAACATCTGCAATTAAATCAAGTAACCCTGCACGGTTAGCTGCTTTTTTAGTAACTTGGTTAAAACCTGGATCTTCTAGATTAGAATTAAACTGCTCTTTTAGTAAAATAATAGAGTTGAGCTGTTCTTTGGGAAATTGTTTGTTTTCAATATAATTAATTACTTTATCTAATCCGATATATAGTTGATGAGATTGCATCACAGTTTCGTTGAATGCATCAAGCAAATCATAAGCCTCTTTCAACTTGTTCGTATCATAGCTGTTTATGAGTGCTTTAAACTTTTTAGAAAATTTATTAAAAGACGTCTCTATTTTATTCTTTTGTTCAAC encodes:
- a CDS encoding AAA family ATPase, encoding MRGLFIASTGQHIGKTTACLGLFSGLHKLFSPLGYMKPIGQQHITTKQGIQVDKDVLVFKKHFGLTDSLESMSPILIPAGFTRDFLDKKIHIDDLRKKMITSFKTIQENKQLVLVEGTGHCGVGSIIHLNNAQVAKELKLPLILISSGGLGSSFDDLTLNITLCNQYKLSILGVILNRVLPEKQEMIQHYMRKALKRWNLPLLGCIPFDPFLSTFSMGDFELLFQTPIITGSNYRFRHFDRIRLVATSVESYREMILPNQLIITPSNREDIILATLNKHLELLDIHKEGLCAGMILTGDFAPRHYLIEQLAKADIPVLYTPLHSYTAMQKISAFTAKISTEDTDKIKEALSIAESHIDFSLLQSALNGS
- a CDS encoding glycosyltransferase family 9 protein: MQSSSFSILLVKTSSIGDVIQTLPTLQYLRARFPEATIDWVVEEPNASLLEASPLLSHIIVINTKAWRSSLSAWRNFLSTLKNLRSKKYDLLFDLQGNTKSACVTLLARAKEKVGFDSTHVQERINLLVTTKKIALAKTLNAQMKYLQLIQRYFNDDAVFFPQPISMNLTFLEKNRLEALLANRSFKAPMRLMIAAHSRWPNKEIQVETLCSLLTQISTQYSVCFFFVYHTKLEKQQADYMVQRFKAQSLSIGELSLPLWQNLMSEMDGVICVDSAALHLCATTNTPSFSIFGPSLADRYRPIGQQHFSVQGSCPYGMQFWSRCPLLRKCATGACLKNLDSSHLINACFEWLATIKSRLQ
- a CDS encoding MazG nucleotide pyrophosphohydrolase domain-containing protein → MKEFTDLIETIDKIINNCEWSCRQNLKSLQPYLLEEVHEVIEAIDLDLDEPIREELGDMLYTLLFCAKIAEKDKRFGLTSILSNINEKLIRRHPHVFNNLKVHSIEEIAENWQKIKKTESKGVLSGISENLPSLARAQKILHRLKANGFPRLKSELLPLDTEEQIANSLIDVLMTADSKGIDVEGALRRKLAHLQLQFESWENS
- a CDS encoding NUDIX domain-containing protein, encoding MQRQFTATVYIIKEDKVLLLMHPKFHKWLPPGGHLEENETPHECALREVLEETGLKVGFYQDEYFQVSHKNACSIPRPFLCLLEEIPAWNQILEHQHIDFIFVGYPIEEGLVKEFPYQWFSKGQVLELREEEIFPDAKQIICEIFNSNRFSIKV